A stretch of Pseudomonas sp. 7SR1 DNA encodes these proteins:
- a CDS encoding (R)-mandelonitrile lyase yields MKKTLIGIAVCAAAPFTGAVGSDSAGESRMSQQISRAGSQAVVAGPGEFFTGQVRVEPLFPAAADIDASGAYVSFEPGARSAWHTHPAGQRLVVVSGVGLTQEWGKPVQRIHPGDVIVCPPGVKHWHGAAPMSAMTHLAITGTVDGKNVEWMEQVSDQQYNAGATLTSPARSDAQAVSATLSAKQQAIPLIAAAMATSDMPGLDAALNRGLDAGLTISEAKEILVQLYAYSGFPRSLNALGELMKVVEARKQDGVQDDPGREPARAIPTGDALLAAGRANQTRIAGAPVQGPLFDFVPVINQYLQTHLFGDIFERDNLDWQSRELATVAALAVTPGVESQLRSHMAASLRVGLSVTQLRQLIGLLGEQGNAAAARRATEALDAVQPRQPS; encoded by the coding sequence ATGAAAAAGACCCTGATAGGTATTGCGGTATGTGCCGCCGCGCCTTTCACCGGTGCCGTCGGTTCGGACAGTGCCGGGGAATCCCGGATGTCGCAGCAGATCAGCCGGGCGGGCAGCCAGGCGGTGGTGGCGGGCCCTGGAGAGTTTTTCACCGGGCAGGTACGTGTCGAACCGTTGTTTCCCGCGGCAGCGGATATCGATGCGTCCGGCGCTTACGTCAGCTTCGAGCCGGGCGCGCGTTCGGCCTGGCACACCCATCCCGCAGGACAACGTCTGGTGGTGGTTTCCGGTGTGGGGCTGACCCAGGAATGGGGCAAGCCGGTGCAGAGAATCCACCCGGGTGACGTGATCGTCTGTCCGCCGGGCGTAAAGCATTGGCACGGTGCCGCACCCATGAGCGCCATGACCCACCTGGCTATCACCGGCACGGTGGATGGCAAGAACGTGGAGTGGATGGAGCAGGTCAGCGACCAGCAATACAATGCCGGCGCAACGCTGACGTCACCCGCCAGGTCGGATGCCCAGGCGGTTTCGGCAACGCTATCGGCCAAGCAACAGGCCATCCCGCTGATCGCCGCTGCCATGGCGACGAGCGACATGCCGGGCCTCGATGCGGCCTTGAACCGAGGACTGGATGCGGGCCTGACCATCAGCGAGGCGAAGGAAATCCTGGTGCAGCTCTACGCCTACAGCGGGTTTCCCCGCAGTCTCAATGCGCTTGGCGAACTGATGAAGGTGGTGGAGGCGCGCAAGCAAGATGGCGTACAGGATGATCCGGGGCGTGAGCCCGCCCGCGCGATTCCCACTGGCGATGCGCTACTGGCAGCGGGGCGGGCCAATCAGACGCGGATTGCCGGCGCTCCCGTCCAGGGGCCCTTGTTCGACTTCGTCCCGGTAATCAACCAGTACTTGCAGACGCATCTGTTCGGAGACATTTTCGAGCGCGACAACCTGGACTGGCAAAGTCGTGAGCTGGCGACGGTTGCCGCGCTGGCCGTCACCCCCGGCGTGGAGTCGCAGCTGCGTTCGCACATGGCGGCCAGCCTGCGAGTCGGTCTGAGCGTCACGCAGTTGCGACAATTGATAGGGCTGCTGGGTGAGCAAGGGAACGCCGCTGCGGCCAGGCGTGCCACCGAAGCGCTGGACGCTGTCCAGCCCCGTCAACCGTCGTAG
- a CDS encoding LysR family transcriptional regulator: MTTERYDQLAIFAAVARERSFTRAAAKLGLSQPALSRAMRQLEQRLGVRLLSRTTRSVAPTEAGEHLLRVVAPRFEEIDNEMAMLSEYRDKPAGKLRITAGEHSAIKVLQPALARLLPDHPDLSIEIIVDYGFVDIVAQGFDAGVRLGPQVAKDMIAMRIAADMRMAVVGSPAYFARHAKPLIPDDLTAHNCINLRMPTHGGLYVWEFEKDGQELNVRVEGQLVFNTIAMRLEAALAGLGLAFMPEDLVQDAVAQGRLIRVLEDWCEPFSGYHLYYPSRRQNSPAFTLLREALRYDG; the protein is encoded by the coding sequence ATGACCACCGAGCGCTACGACCAACTCGCCATTTTCGCTGCCGTGGCCCGGGAGCGCAGCTTCACCCGGGCCGCAGCCAAGCTTGGCCTCTCGCAACCGGCCCTGAGCCGGGCGATGCGCCAGTTGGAGCAACGGCTGGGAGTCAGGCTGTTGTCGCGTACCACGCGAAGTGTCGCGCCGACCGAAGCGGGCGAACATCTGCTGCGGGTGGTGGCACCGCGGTTCGAAGAGATCGACAACGAAATGGCGATGCTCAGCGAGTATCGCGATAAACCGGCCGGGAAATTGCGCATCACCGCCGGCGAGCATTCCGCCATCAAGGTCCTGCAGCCTGCTCTCGCCAGGCTGCTGCCTGACCACCCCGACCTGAGTATCGAAATCATCGTCGACTACGGGTTCGTCGACATCGTCGCACAGGGGTTCGATGCTGGGGTGCGGCTCGGCCCGCAAGTGGCCAAGGACATGATCGCCATGCGCATCGCTGCGGACATGCGCATGGCCGTCGTCGGCTCCCCGGCATATTTCGCTCGGCATGCCAAGCCTCTCATCCCTGACGACCTCACGGCACACAACTGCATCAACCTTCGCATGCCGACCCACGGCGGTCTCTACGTCTGGGAATTCGAAAAGGACGGACAGGAGCTGAACGTCCGGGTAGAAGGCCAACTGGTCTTCAACACCATTGCCATGCGCCTGGAGGCTGCGCTGGCAGGGTTGGGGCTGGCCTTCATGCCCGAGGACCTGGTGCAGGACGCCGTAGCGCAAGGCCGGCTGATCCGGGTACTGGAAGATTGGTGCGAACCGTTTTCCGGCTACCACCTCTACTACCCAAGCCGACGCCAGAACTCACCGGCCTTCACGCTGCTGCGCGAAGCCTTGCGCTACGACGGTTGA
- a CDS encoding alpha/beta hydrolase, with the protein MKRLIASMTLLLSSLSATAADMSDGADNFYTSKEVIVRKVSFKNQYQMKVAGNLFIPRKLNDQSRHPAIVVGHPMGAVKEQSANLYATKLAQRGFITLSLDLSFWGESEGQPRNAVSPDLYAEDFSAAVDFLGVQPNVDKERIGALGICGSGSFVISAAKIDPRMKAIATVSMYDMGGVNRNGLKHSQTLEQRRAIIAQATQQRSVEFAGGETLYTSGTVHQLDENTHPIQREFFDFYRTPRGEYTPPGSSRDLTTHPTLTSNIKFMNFYPLNDIETISPHPVLFITGADAHSREFSEEAYKLAGQPKELVIVPGAGHVDLYDRVDLIPFDKLTTFFQSNLK; encoded by the coding sequence ATGAAAAGACTCATCGCCTCAATGACATTGCTGCTCAGCTCGTTGTCCGCCACTGCGGCCGATATGTCTGACGGCGCCGATAACTTCTACACCAGCAAGGAGGTGATCGTGCGCAAGGTCAGCTTCAAGAACCAATATCAGATGAAAGTGGCAGGCAATCTGTTCATTCCAAGGAAACTCAATGACCAGAGCCGGCATCCGGCAATCGTGGTAGGCCACCCGATGGGCGCGGTCAAGGAACAGAGCGCCAATCTGTATGCCACCAAGCTGGCGCAAAGAGGTTTTATCACCCTGTCCCTGGACCTTTCGTTCTGGGGCGAAAGCGAGGGGCAGCCGCGCAATGCGGTCTCGCCGGACCTGTACGCCGAAGACTTCAGTGCCGCGGTGGATTTTCTCGGTGTCCAGCCCAATGTCGACAAGGAACGGATCGGCGCGCTCGGCATCTGTGGCAGTGGCAGTTTCGTGATCAGCGCAGCCAAGATCGATCCGCGCATGAAAGCCATCGCCACGGTCAGCATGTATGACATGGGCGGCGTCAATCGCAATGGACTGAAGCACTCCCAGACGCTGGAACAACGCCGGGCGATCATCGCCCAGGCCACCCAGCAGCGTAGCGTGGAGTTCGCGGGCGGTGAAACGCTCTACACCAGTGGCACGGTGCATCAACTGGATGAAAATACCCATCCGATCCAACGCGAGTTCTTCGACTTCTACCGCACCCCGCGTGGGGAATACACGCCACCGGGTTCGTCCAGGGATCTCACTACGCACCCGACGCTGACCAGCAACATCAAGTTCATGAACTTCTACCCACTCAACGACATCGAGACGATCTCGCCCCACCCCGTGCTGTTCATCACTGGCGCCGATGCGCATTCCAGGGAGTTCAGCGAAGAGGCTTACAAACTTGCGGGGCAACCGAAAGAACTGGTCATCGTCCCCGGGGCCGGCCATGTCGATCTTTACGATCGGGTCGATCTCATCCCTTTTGACAAGCTCACCACCTTCTTCCAGAGCAATCTGAAGTGA
- a CDS encoding cyclophilin-like fold protein, producing MKGSRRCGLSVVLTLASHLAMNGAAAAASTMEKPDMWMTVGEQRFAITLADNAAARAFVASLPLTLDMSDLNRNEKYATLPQAFPAQESKPGAIRNGDLMLYGTDTLVLFYLDFQTAYAYTRLGRVEDTAKLAQALGRRGVQVTFHRNR from the coding sequence ATGAAAGGCTCAAGGCGGTGCGGGCTGTCGGTGGTGCTCACACTGGCCAGTCACCTGGCCATGAACGGTGCTGCAGCGGCAGCTTCGACAATGGAGAAACCCGACATGTGGATGACCGTCGGCGAACAACGTTTCGCCATCACCCTGGCCGACAACGCGGCGGCTCGCGCGTTTGTCGCTTCACTGCCACTGACGCTGGACATGAGCGATCTCAACCGCAACGAGAAATACGCCACCCTCCCCCAGGCGTTCCCGGCCCAGGAGAGCAAGCCGGGAGCGATCCGCAACGGGGACCTGATGCTGTACGGCACGGACACCCTGGTCCTCTTCTACCTGGATTTCCAAACCGCCTACGCCTACACGCGCCTGGGTCGGGTGGAAGACACCGCGAAGCTGGCCCAGGCACTCGGCCGTCGGGGTGTGCAAGTGACGTTTCACCGCAACCGATAA
- a CDS encoding LysR family transcriptional regulator, whose amino-acid sequence MVRRNLNDLLSFVTVAREGSFTRAAGTLGVTQSALSQAISGLEARLRIRLLTRNTRSVSPTVAGERLLQAIGNRFDEIEAELDRLTELRDKPAGTVRITCGDHVLRTTLLPKLTGLLHQYPDINVEFDVSYGFRDIVADRFDAGVRLGDTIDKDMVAVPIGPSLRMAAVASPGYFASRAIPANPRDLIDHRCINQRMQTSGGLYVWDFERQGEPVNVRVDGQLIFNTSTHIVEAALAGLGVAYLPEEEFEPHLREGRLVRVLEDWCPPFPGYYLYYPSRRQPSPAFTLVANALRKPIEGSHGPGGDR is encoded by the coding sequence ATGGTCAGAAGAAATCTCAACGATCTGCTGTCTTTCGTCACGGTGGCCCGGGAAGGCAGTTTTACCCGCGCCGCCGGGACGCTGGGGGTCACCCAATCGGCACTGAGCCAGGCAATCAGTGGTCTGGAAGCGCGTTTGCGGATCAGGTTACTGACGCGCAATACCCGCAGCGTTTCGCCGACGGTCGCCGGGGAGCGGCTGCTGCAAGCCATCGGTAACCGCTTCGATGAGATAGAAGCCGAGCTGGACAGGCTCACGGAGCTGCGCGACAAGCCCGCCGGCACTGTTCGCATCACCTGCGGCGACCATGTCTTGCGTACGACATTGCTGCCCAAGCTCACCGGATTACTGCACCAGTACCCGGATATCAACGTCGAGTTCGACGTGAGCTACGGATTTCGGGATATCGTCGCGGACCGCTTCGATGCAGGCGTACGCCTGGGCGATACCATCGACAAGGACATGGTCGCGGTTCCCATCGGTCCCTCGTTGCGCATGGCCGCCGTTGCGTCGCCAGGGTATTTCGCCAGCCGCGCGATACCCGCAAATCCCCGGGACCTGATCGATCATCGCTGCATCAACCAGCGCATGCAGACGTCAGGTGGGCTCTATGTCTGGGATTTTGAGCGACAAGGCGAACCCGTCAACGTGAGGGTGGACGGGCAGCTCATTTTCAATACCTCCACCCATATCGTGGAGGCAGCATTGGCGGGGCTGGGGGTCGCGTACCTGCCTGAAGAAGAGTTTGAACCGCACCTTCGAGAAGGTCGGCTGGTTCGGGTGCTGGAAGACTGGTGCCCACCGTTTCCAGGCTACTATCTGTACTACCCCAGCCGACGACAACCCTCGCCGGCGTTCACCCTGGTTGCCAACGCGCTGCGCAAACCCATCGAGGGCTCCCATGGGCCGGGCGGCGACCGGTGA
- a CDS encoding formate dehydrogenase subunit gamma: protein MPDETLHLPLIHSVLEREKDTPGALLPILHAIQEGCGYVPDAAVPEIAHVLNLSQAEVRGVISFYHDFRTTPPARHTLRLCRAESCQSMGAEGLAAQLREHLSLDDHGTSADGSISLRPVYCLGACVCSPALELDGELHARVTPERLRQLVTGCLEDGAC, encoded by the coding sequence ATGCCTGATGAGACGCTTCACCTGCCTTTGATCCACAGCGTTCTGGAACGCGAGAAGGACACCCCCGGTGCCTTGCTGCCGATTCTCCACGCCATTCAGGAAGGTTGCGGGTATGTACCTGACGCCGCCGTCCCTGAAATCGCCCATGTCCTGAACCTCAGCCAGGCTGAAGTGCGCGGTGTGATCAGCTTCTACCACGATTTCCGTACAACGCCGCCCGCGCGCCATACCCTGCGTCTGTGCCGGGCGGAGTCGTGCCAGAGCATGGGCGCCGAAGGCCTGGCCGCCCAGTTGCGCGAACACCTGTCCCTGGACGACCACGGCACCAGCGCCGACGGCAGCATCAGTCTGCGGCCGGTCTATTGCCTGGGGGCCTGCGTCTGTTCGCCGGCCCTGGAACTGGATGGTGAACTGCATGCTCGGGTCACGCCCGAGCGCTTGCGCCAGCTGGTGACCGGTTGCCTGGAGGACGGCGCATGCTGA
- a CDS encoding formate dehydrogenase beta subunit, with the protein MLNLHIPQDSVSRAVGADKVAAALAQEAERRQVPLQLRRTSSRGLYWLEPLVELDSGGVRWGFGPVTPQDVPSLLDALAGDPASHPLALGPVEQIPYLKTQQRLLFARAGITRPLSLDDYRAQGGFQGLARALQMEGADVVASVLDSGLRGRGGAAFPAGIKWRTVREAQGPQKYVVCNADEGDSGTFADRMLMEGDPFLLIEGMTIAGIAVGATLGYIYVRSEYPDAVATLNKALVIAREAGYLGTNVGGSGRTFELHVRVGAGAYICGEETALLESLEGKRGTVRAKPPLPALQGLFGLPTLVHNVLTLASVPIILEKGAQFYRDFGMGRSLGTMPFQLAGNVRHGGLVERAFGLSLRELVEGYGGGTASGRPLKAAQVGGPLGAWVPPAQFDTPLDYEAFAAMGAMLGHGGVVVADDSLDMAHMARFALQFCAEESCGKCTPCRIGSTRGVEVVDRLIASTDAGARQEQALLLQDLCDTLQYGSLCALGGMTSYPVASALKHFPADFGLAPLEADQ; encoded by the coding sequence ATGCTGAACCTCCATATCCCTCAGGACTCGGTGTCCCGCGCCGTGGGCGCGGACAAGGTGGCGGCCGCCCTGGCCCAGGAGGCCGAACGTCGTCAGGTGCCGCTGCAGCTGCGGCGGACCAGCTCCCGTGGCCTTTATTGGCTGGAGCCGCTGGTGGAGCTGGACAGCGGCGGCGTACGCTGGGGCTTCGGCCCCGTGACGCCCCAGGACGTGCCCAGCCTGCTCGATGCCCTGGCCGGCGATCCCGCCAGTCATCCATTGGCCCTCGGGCCGGTGGAGCAGATCCCCTATCTCAAGACCCAGCAGCGGCTATTGTTCGCCCGCGCCGGTATCACCCGGCCGCTGTCGCTGGACGATTATCGTGCCCAGGGCGGCTTCCAGGGCCTGGCCCGGGCCCTGCAGATGGAAGGCGCCGACGTGGTCGCCAGCGTCCTCGATTCGGGCTTGCGAGGCCGGGGCGGGGCGGCATTCCCGGCGGGCATCAAGTGGCGCACCGTGCGTGAAGCGCAGGGGCCACAGAAGTATGTGGTCTGCAACGCCGACGAGGGCGACTCGGGCACCTTCGCCGACCGTATGCTGATGGAAGGCGATCCCTTCCTGTTGATCGAAGGCATGACCATCGCCGGCATCGCCGTGGGCGCCACCCTGGGCTACATCTACGTGCGTTCGGAATACCCGGACGCCGTGGCGACGCTGAACAAAGCCCTGGTCATCGCCCGGGAGGCCGGTTACCTGGGCACGAACGTGGGCGGCAGTGGCCGCACGTTCGAGCTGCACGTCCGGGTGGGGGCCGGTGCCTACATCTGTGGCGAGGAAACCGCTCTGCTGGAGTCCCTCGAAGGCAAGCGAGGCACGGTGCGCGCCAAGCCGCCGCTGCCGGCCCTGCAAGGCCTGTTCGGGCTGCCGACGCTGGTGCATAACGTGCTGACCCTGGCGTCGGTGCCGATCATCCTGGAGAAGGGCGCGCAGTTCTACCGCGACTTCGGCATGGGCCGCTCCCTGGGCACCATGCCGTTCCAGCTGGCCGGCAACGTTCGCCATGGCGGCCTGGTGGAGCGCGCCTTCGGCCTGAGCCTGCGGGAGCTGGTGGAAGGCTACGGCGGCGGCACCGCCAGCGGCCGTCCGCTGAAGGCCGCGCAGGTGGGCGGCCCGTTGGGCGCCTGGGTTCCACCCGCGCAGTTCGACACGCCGCTGGATTACGAAGCGTTCGCCGCCATGGGCGCGATGCTCGGCCACGGTGGCGTGGTGGTTGCCGATGACAGCCTGGACATGGCCCACATGGCCCGTTTCGCCTTGCAATTCTGCGCCGAGGAGTCCTGCGGCAAATGCACGCCGTGCAGGATCGGCTCGACCCGTGGGGTCGAGGTGGTGGATCGCCTGATCGCCAGTACCGATGCCGGGGCCCGACAGGAACAGGCCCTGCTGCTGCAAGACCTTTGCGACACCCTGCAATACGGTTCGCTTTGTGCCCTCGGTGGGATGACCTCCTACCCCGTCGCCAGCGCCCTCAAGCACTTTCCCGCCGACTTCGGTCTGGCGCCCCTGGAGGCCGACCAATGA